A region from the Hypericibacter adhaerens genome encodes:
- a CDS encoding exodeoxyribonuclease III — translation MRLVTWNVNSVRLRFDHLARLVQRWDPDVICMQEIKVHDDLFPNADLLPGGHPHRRWRGMKSYNGVAILSRLPLEPVEGPDWCGKGDCRHLAVRLPGGVELHNFYVPAGGDIPDRKANPKFAHKLDFLDEMTDWFQSERKAQRKMILVGDLNIAPLETDVWSHKQLLDVVSHTPIEVEKLTGLQEGLGWTDAVRHFIPPKDKLYSWWSYRAADWNASDKGRRLDHIWVTRPLKGQLKGASVLREARGWAQPSDHVPVVVDFA, via the coding sequence ATGCGTCTCGTCACCTGGAACGTCAATTCGGTACGCCTGCGCTTCGACCATCTCGCCCGCCTGGTCCAGCGCTGGGACCCGGACGTGATCTGCATGCAGGAGATCAAGGTCCATGACGATCTCTTCCCCAATGCCGATCTGCTGCCCGGCGGCCATCCGCACCGGCGCTGGCGCGGGATGAAGAGCTATAACGGCGTCGCGATCCTCTCGCGCCTGCCGCTCGAGCCGGTCGAGGGGCCCGACTGGTGCGGCAAGGGCGATTGCCGGCATCTCGCGGTCAGGCTGCCGGGCGGCGTCGAGCTGCATAATTTCTATGTGCCTGCGGGCGGCGACATCCCCGACCGCAAGGCTAACCCGAAATTCGCGCACAAGCTCGACTTCCTCGACGAGATGACCGACTGGTTCCAGAGCGAGCGCAAGGCGCAGCGCAAGATGATCCTGGTGGGCGATCTCAACATCGCGCCGCTCGAGACCGACGTCTGGTCGCACAAGCAGCTGCTCGACGTGGTGAGCCACACGCCGATCGAGGTGGAGAAGCTGACGGGTTTGCAGGAAGGGCTGGGCTGGACCGACGCCGTGCGCCACTTCATCCCGCCCAAGGACAAGCTCTATAGCTGGTGGAGCTACCGCGCCGCCGACTGGAACGCGTCCGACAAGGGCCGGCGTCTCGATCATATCTGGGTGACGCGTCCGCTCAAGGGCCAGCTCAAGGGCGCGTCGGTGCTGCGCGAAGCGCGCGGCTGGGCGCAGCCTTCGGATCACGTGCCGGTGGTGGTGGATTTCGCCTGA
- a CDS encoding gamma-glutamyl-gamma-aminobutyrate hydrolase family protein — protein MYRIDASWPAIGIPACVKSVEELPFHAVGEKYITAVVEGAQGMPLLLPVLGEAYDIPSLLDRMDGLLFTGSTSNIHPRHYGGAPDRPDSPQDPQRDATTLPLIRAAIAAGVPVFCICRGHQELNVALGGTLHTQVHDLPGKRDHRSPKNVDYDARYAPQHKVSLEPSGMLTKILGRTEIEVNSLHWQAIDRLAPGLAIEAKAPDDVIEAVRVEKAKTFAFGVQWHPEYRVTENPVSLALFKAFGAACRDRARARLRTPGKAAE, from the coding sequence ATGTATCGCATCGATGCCTCCTGGCCCGCGATCGGCATCCCGGCCTGCGTCAAGTCGGTCGAGGAGCTGCCTTTCCACGCGGTCGGCGAGAAATACATCACCGCCGTGGTCGAGGGCGCGCAAGGCATGCCGCTGCTGCTGCCCGTGCTGGGCGAGGCCTATGACATTCCGTCGTTGCTGGACCGGATGGACGGCCTGCTCTTCACCGGCAGCACCTCCAACATCCATCCCCGCCATTACGGCGGCGCACCGGACCGTCCCGACAGCCCGCAGGACCCGCAGCGCGATGCCACCACCCTGCCGCTGATCCGCGCCGCCATCGCCGCGGGCGTGCCGGTCTTCTGCATCTGCCGCGGCCATCAGGAACTCAACGTCGCCTTGGGCGGCACGCTTCACACCCAGGTCCATGACCTGCCGGGCAAGCGCGACCATCGCAGCCCCAAGAACGTCGATTACGACGCGAGATACGCACCGCAACACAAGGTCTCGCTGGAACCCTCTGGGATGCTGACCAAAATCCTGGGGCGCACCGAGATCGAGGTGAATTCGCTCCATTGGCAGGCGATTGACCGCCTGGCGCCGGGCCTCGCGATCGAAGCCAAAGCTCCCGATGATGTGATCGAGGCCGTCCGAGTCGAGAAGGCCAAAACCTTCGCTTTCGGTGTGCAATGGCACCCCGAGTACAGGGTCACCGAAAACCCTGTTTCTCTGGCTCTTTTCAAGGCCTTCGGGGCAGCCTGCCGGGACCGCGCCCGGGCCCGTCTGCGGACCCCCGGCAAAGCCGCGGAGTAG
- a CDS encoding FtsK/SpoIIIE family DNA translocase — MTDETSGLMRMPFLPDDWRLFLRRRAIEAGGLALLLLAGALLLALMSYNAGDPSLNTATGSTVRNLMGYPGSVAADLLLQALGIASLMLVLVPAVWGWRVLRHRISGLWWLRLLLLPFAILFLAMALAALGPTSSWFLPVGLGGYAGDVLLPRLAGLVSLPPAVMAILGFLLWAGLGYLALGISARGYVTAWQRLQQAGELVARLTASLRRRFKPEEVEAEAAEWRAEQAERQRRQRVEPHLGAGDEAEEDEGEPVHAPLARQPERPEAAPRIEAPKARPKPGKRAERDRQATLDLVDEEYTLPPLELLAKPPSNATAQKMSEAALEQNARLLESVLQDFGVKGQIVKVRPGPVVTLYELEPAPGTKTSRVVGLADDIARSMSAVSVRVAVVPGRSVIGIELPNQIRETVMLRELLACEAYERTAAKLALVLGKDIGGQPVIVDLARMPHLLIAGTTGSGKSVAINTMILSLLYRLTPDACKFIMIDPKMLELSVYDGIPHLLTPVVTEPRKAIVALKWVVRAMEDRYRLMSKLGVRNIEGYNLRVADAAAKEEKLSRKVQTGFDPETGQPIYEEEEIPLEPLPFIVVVVDEMADLMLVAGKDIEAAIQRLAQMARAAGIHIIMATQRPSVDVITGTIKANFPTRVSFHVTSKIDSRTILGETGAEQLLGQGDMLYMAQGGRITRVHGPFVADQEVESIVRFLKKQGEPTYIEEVTQDEEADASDALGGGGESEGGDALYDQAVAIVCRERKASVSFVQRHLQIGYNRAARIVERMEREGVVSTANHVGKREVLARNIDGDT, encoded by the coding sequence ATGACCGATGAGACGAGCGGCCTGATGCGCATGCCCTTCCTGCCGGACGATTGGCGCCTGTTCCTGAGGCGGCGCGCGATCGAGGCCGGCGGCCTGGCGCTCCTGCTGCTGGCGGGCGCCCTGCTGCTGGCGCTGATGAGCTACAATGCCGGCGATCCGTCGCTCAACACCGCGACCGGCAGCACCGTGCGCAACCTCATGGGCTATCCGGGATCGGTCGCGGCCGACCTGCTGCTGCAGGCGCTGGGCATCGCCAGCCTGATGCTGGTGCTGGTGCCCGCGGTCTGGGGCTGGCGCGTGCTGCGCCACCGTATCAGCGGCCTCTGGTGGCTGCGGCTTCTGCTGCTGCCCTTCGCCATTCTCTTCCTCGCCATGGCGCTGGCGGCGCTGGGACCGACCTCGAGCTGGTTCCTGCCCGTGGGCCTGGGCGGCTATGCCGGCGACGTGCTGCTGCCGCGCCTCGCAGGATTGGTGAGCCTGCCGCCGGCGGTGATGGCGATCCTGGGTTTCCTGCTCTGGGCGGGCCTGGGCTATCTGGCGCTCGGCATCTCGGCGCGCGGCTATGTCACCGCCTGGCAGCGCCTGCAGCAGGCGGGCGAGCTGGTGGCGCGGCTGACCGCCAGCCTGCGTCGCCGCTTCAAGCCCGAGGAGGTCGAAGCCGAGGCCGCCGAATGGCGGGCGGAGCAGGCCGAGCGTCAGCGCCGCCAGCGGGTCGAGCCGCATCTGGGCGCGGGCGACGAAGCGGAGGAGGACGAGGGCGAGCCGGTCCATGCGCCGCTCGCACGCCAGCCAGAGCGGCCGGAGGCGGCGCCGCGCATCGAGGCGCCCAAGGCGCGGCCCAAGCCCGGCAAGCGCGCCGAGCGCGACCGTCAGGCGACGCTCGATCTCGTCGACGAGGAATACACGCTCCCGCCGCTGGAGCTGCTGGCGAAGCCGCCGAGCAACGCGACCGCGCAGAAGATGTCGGAAGCGGCGCTCGAGCAGAACGCGAGGCTGCTCGAATCCGTGCTGCAGGATTTCGGCGTGAAAGGCCAGATCGTGAAGGTGCGCCCCGGCCCGGTCGTGACGCTCTACGAGCTGGAGCCGGCGCCCGGCACCAAGACCAGCCGCGTGGTGGGCCTCGCCGACGATATCGCGCGCTCGATGAGCGCCGTCTCGGTGCGCGTCGCGGTCGTGCCCGGCCGCAGCGTCATCGGCATCGAGCTGCCGAACCAGATCCGCGAGACGGTGATGCTGCGCGAGCTGCTCGCCTGCGAGGCCTATGAGCGCACCGCGGCCAAGCTCGCCCTCGTGCTCGGCAAGGATATCGGCGGCCAGCCGGTGATCGTCGATCTCGCGCGCATGCCGCATCTGTTGATCGCGGGCACCACCGGCTCGGGCAAGTCGGTCGCGATCAACACCATGATCCTGTCGCTGCTCTATCGGCTCACGCCCGACGCCTGCAAGTTCATCATGATCGATCCGAAGATGCTGGAGCTCTCCGTCTATGACGGCATCCCGCATCTGCTGACGCCGGTCGTGACCGAGCCGCGCAAGGCGATCGTGGCGCTCAAATGGGTGGTGCGGGCGATGGAAGACCGCTACCGCCTGATGTCGAAGCTCGGCGTGCGCAACATCGAGGGCTACAATCTGCGTGTCGCCGACGCGGCGGCCAAGGAGGAGAAGCTCAGCCGCAAGGTGCAGACCGGCTTCGACCCCGAGACCGGCCAGCCGATCTACGAGGAAGAAGAAATTCCGCTCGAGCCGCTGCCCTTCATCGTGGTGGTGGTGGACGAGATGGCCGACCTCATGCTGGTCGCCGGCAAGGATATCGAGGCCGCGATCCAGCGCCTGGCGCAGATGGCGCGCGCCGCCGGCATCCACATCATCATGGCGACCCAGCGGCCCTCCGTGGACGTCATCACCGGCACGATCAAGGCCAACTTCCCGACCCGGGTCAGCTTCCACGTCACCTCGAAGATCGACAGCCGCACCATCCTCGGCGAGACCGGGGCGGAACAGCTGCTGGGTCAAGGGGATATGCTCTATATGGCCCAGGGCGGCCGGATCACCCGCGTGCATGGACCGTTTGTCGCGGATCAGGAGGTTGAAAGCATCGTCCGGTTCCTTAAAAAGCAGGGCGAGCCGACCTATATCGAGGAGGTCACCCAGGACGAGGAGGCCGATGCCTCGGACGCCCTGGGGGGAGGCGGCGAGAGCGAGGGCGGCGATGCGCTCTACGACCAGGCGGTCGCCATCGTCTGCCGCGAGCGCAAGGCCTCGGTCAGCTTTGTCCAGCGCCACCTCCAGATCGGCTATAACCGGGCGGCGCGGATTGTCGAGCGCATGGAGCGCGAGGGCGTGGTGAGCACGGCGAACCATGTCGGCAAGCGCGAGGTGCTCGCTCGCAACATCGACGGAGATACATGA
- a CDS encoding cyclic nucleotide-binding domain-containing protein, which produces MSINQEVELLRRIPMFSKIDPAKLRLLAFASERVTFPAGEILFHQGDPADAAYLIIDGSVSITVELASGPLLVAKVGKDQIVGEIGIICDVPRTATVTAEQQTVTLKITRDLFFQMINDFPVMGVEIMRVLAHRLEHTTAQLRNCQQRLNQLEHA; this is translated from the coding sequence ATGAGCATCAATCAGGAAGTCGAACTGCTGCGACGGATCCCGATGTTCTCGAAGATCGATCCGGCGAAGCTGCGGCTGCTGGCCTTCGCCAGCGAGCGCGTGACCTTCCCGGCCGGGGAAATCCTGTTCCATCAGGGCGACCCCGCGGATGCCGCCTATCTGATCATCGACGGCAGCGTCTCGATCACGGTCGAGCTGGCGAGCGGGCCGCTCCTCGTGGCCAAGGTCGGCAAGGACCAGATCGTGGGCGAGATCGGCATCATCTGCGACGTGCCGCGCACCGCGACGGTCACCGCCGAGCAGCAGACCGTGACGCTCAAGATCACGCGCGACCTGTTCTTCCAGATGATCAACGATTTTCCCGTCATGGGCGTCGAGATCATGCGGGTGCTGGCGCATCGCCTCGAGCACACGACGGCGCAGCTGCGCAACTGCCAGCAGCGGCTCAACCAGCTCGAGCATGCGTGA
- a CDS encoding LolA family protein, whose product MRQVFAGTPADATPTRREVLKTLGALPLIAAGASSLWSVPAAAATPSAKELTGQDRADLKRAADYLNGITTMRAKFQQYSNTAGLAFGKIYLRRPGRLRVEYDPPLKVIIVADGLVVSYYDQELDQISQVPIGSSPLWFLLRETVSFSNGVTVSDLQRQPGSLRVSAFESGSPEAGQIELLFADNPIELRQWTILDPQGNQIRVGLQDVTLGGALANALFATPSKSTPGENR is encoded by the coding sequence ATGAGACAGGTTTTTGCTGGAACGCCGGCCGATGCGACCCCGACACGCCGGGAGGTGCTGAAGACGCTGGGCGCCTTGCCGCTGATCGCCGCCGGCGCCTCGAGCCTTTGGTCGGTGCCGGCCGCGGCCGCCACCCCGAGCGCCAAGGAGCTGACGGGCCAGGACCGCGCGGATCTCAAACGTGCGGCCGACTATCTCAACGGCATCACCACGATGCGCGCCAAGTTCCAGCAATACTCGAACACGGCGGGCCTGGCCTTCGGCAAGATCTATCTGCGCCGTCCCGGACGCCTGCGCGTGGAATACGATCCGCCGCTCAAGGTGATCATCGTCGCCGACGGGCTGGTGGTCAGCTATTACGACCAGGAGCTCGACCAGATCAGTCAGGTGCCGATCGGCTCCTCGCCGCTCTGGTTCCTGCTGCGCGAGACGGTCTCCTTCAGCAACGGCGTCACTGTCAGCGATCTCCAGCGCCAGCCCGGCAGCCTGCGGGTCTCGGCCTTCGAGAGCGGGTCGCCGGAGGCCGGCCAGATCGAGCTCCTGTTCGCCGACAACCCGATCGAGCTGCGGCAATGGACGATCCTCGATCCGCAGGGCAACCAGATCCGGGTCGGGCTGCAGGACGTGACCCTGGGCGGGGCGCTCGCCAATGCCCTCTTCGCCACCCCCAGCAAGTCCACCCCCGGCGAAAACCGCTGA
- a CDS encoding class I SAM-dependent methyltransferase, which translates to MSRLDSYIRRMQAQKLCLDQAARMIGRRPGPVLELGFGNGRTYDHLREHFPGRAIYVFDRQLNPHPDCIPPADLVRLGDFRETLPRFLDEAPEPAVLIHADIGTGDKIASLRLARDLTPTLVHLLAPGGLLTGDQPMNDAELEALPLPEGVQPDRYHLYRRKA; encoded by the coding sequence ATGAGCCGGCTCGATTCCTACATCCGCCGCATGCAGGCGCAGAAGCTCTGCCTCGATCAGGCGGCCCGCATGATCGGCCGGCGGCCCGGTCCCGTGCTGGAGCTGGGCTTCGGCAACGGGCGCACCTACGACCATCTGCGCGAGCACTTCCCCGGCCGGGCGATCTACGTGTTCGACCGGCAACTCAATCCCCACCCCGATTGCATTCCGCCGGCGGACCTGGTGCGGCTCGGCGATTTCCGCGAGACGCTGCCGCGCTTCCTCGACGAGGCGCCGGAGCCCGCGGTCCTGATCCACGCCGATATCGGCACCGGCGACAAGATCGCGAGCCTCAGGCTCGCGCGCGACCTGACGCCGACGCTGGTCCATCTCCTGGCGCCGGGCGGGCTGCTGACGGGCGACCAGCCGATGAACGATGCGGAACTCGAAGCCCTGCCGCTGCCCGAGGGCGTGCAGCCGGACCGCTATCACCTCTATCGGCGCAAGGCCTGA